From one Asterias amurensis chromosome 10, ASM3211899v1 genomic stretch:
- the LOC139942824 gene encoding calcineurin-binding protein cabin-1-like → MPRLVKRKQMVQNLMEDSSDPPEVDSLLQKQRLLLMSGKLPSLEPRADATHDPQTESRVTSKLSDEDCQEDNGTAKTTQSEVIDLVSDDVEMSEVIQGSEVRRGANPNRRRTLELDDQAASARGFKRQASEMDPARPGIRGGPVGARKTLSDRLFGIGKNSEYREGTEGRFSNRLEDKETTGSFTKMRIMALNESSSDESDLELEMESSKEAQEAEAYTLYNKALDLQRAGNKKEAESMYQELLSIPLLAEIEPPDEIPELMYPGLMLKYSSYKNLASMSYEKKDLDTAIKYYVEAVKFDESDVTVWYRMGTIAVTLYQLPLAKLSFIQALKCSSKHWPSLDRLCTVLYAINDYASCLFYICKALEKDPNYVKGVVLREKMYQEQPSLRRDSYELFRNCHNTLHFSQVKQVEADRIIKEALSIREKRRSLAKRPPMPLVKLLTPFPSLSSFTWKGLGERLVALYDHLQHSSPPLSVCCKIDLSEFIQHPEEKENEAEKDSIDDAPMDITQDTASPTESKTTPSEDTPLAQETPAKSQDTPLLESWTTPFIAPNQLPSQRKELITIPEDPSEGRSPQNQEEKEIDSPELIPMDTSQPVPVGNTLQAPVQTELQIPVQTDRQSPIPIERQSPIQIERQSPIQIERQSPIQTELQTTEQAERQTPVQMEQQTPLQEEQQTPVQTERQILQHISPQTEQTSLQVQVVTPLPTPQQTSEQTQEQTTQQTPKETLQRTPQQIPEQTSEEIPLQRLEQTPQPNSQQTLQQTPQHTPEQTPKTPQQTSEQMSQEISQQTPQQTSQQSPRETLQQAPEQTPEQTPLQTPQQTPQQTPQQTQGSSDIEEPVAMETEPIPVKEKKRRGPKRKRDKGNNPLLGNRRSTRVRNTAVKKKEDLVNYQELLRQFLPSSLQDSDDCEDIENSHSSSERSKVIKKQDSRSNNISDEPKPQASPVSDPQEWENVWQFLAKRQRNSGILQLLRGYLIEVAQLGGKWPSGLSSVFVDGFIRSRPHTILPSIFSSEYTSDFKVSYGLMLLSFAELKVDQLVLTRNKTPTSSSKKADRESMGQHFESDLFYVQWLTTSGVIPADQWQDFTARFYWMKARYMMLVGKSDLAIQSFSLCTDILSEKQDPSQPDHEVFLANCIMESNKITIDLVKEQLKSTQHCQSLEEIQRLYEAEQFDKVTELLLPTLQDTSSRRKMLKEGATPQRTSQLLLLHQSLLKVHDYKQCVMCGAESISEALQEITVSKTPPIREEWVTLAMQLFAVINKALTEDIDCLKLLVRPQRVRFTNAIIGIIELCMDSDWSMQSTSVLPWVVLYKVIKHEEDQIASKDISVTMETQATPMMPSSLMLLETAHEYLGRRSLCCNSEGAFLRLYISVLSKEISMGTEDEPHPFLSDLKYYIEQCFFCLHGHPSKKTKARHLQDHGVEELPMDLEDARIIFNYFKPSVLPEFDSYKTSSMSADLESLLLKIVRIIPVLDKPAITMETLQSYMEEKTEEAPSIPKDRVITRPVVKEIYYLLADFYFKNKEFFKAIKLYMQDLCVCPDRLDSWAGMALARSGRLESKLCDAKTEGTIYKQSVAALRCFHRALEIDQTNRSLWIEYGSMSYMLHSHASRQLKQKEQFSLTDDIIKFLQEKRNDCLSLAESCFQEAIQCEVDGEEEEWLVHYMLGKIAEKRQKDPQEFLEHYKKAAYYLHEDEAKYPKKIAYHNPPDLSLEALEMFFRLHASILKLLEKPESESCEDNFAMFRRYIIDAADEPFVIAQENTDTSEPQSSAETDPDSKSEVKGQEVKLYKQRVPGSPLFIATPTDHDYLKSRNKKRQSTDSQEQNALNQSTPEKIKDAQSEDDLKTEAGQQSTPEKQESTLTETKDEDGLNKEIETIDLITSSEGETVEAQEGSKEDGTRLSSQDKPEGLLNKMELDEDAKNPRQGKDEGVGKGSLEEQKIWLIERCLEAMKLCLTRFPQHYKSLYRMSNAYCTAPTHKNLQWSRDLLLGSVQPWQQTTHMPSPALFAEHWKTKNLFHGIWRIPISEIDRSGSFSWHMYRSVNLLIDILKKMKDHAMLLQISVKLNRTPELGKQFLRDGDRQYLAKYCYKTCLTVLQEYVTLAKTGTEELKLQAVLSTYQLVQTVQNKLQTDLRIPTQLLKEAYRTYKDLKDDSDIAVLEQATRFCFQRLYTNKAPQTPTSQPESIFSS, encoded by the exons ATGCCACGCCTCGTGAAGAGGAAGCAGATGGTGCAGAATCTTATGGAGGATAGTTCAGATCCTCCTGAAGTCGATTCTTTACTTCAGAAACAACGGCTTCTTCTCATGTCAGGAAAACTTCCTTCATTAGAACCAAGAGCAGACGCAACACACGATCCACAGACAGAGAGTAGAGTTACTTCAAAGTTATCTGATGAAGATTGTCAAGAAGATAATGGTACAGCAAAGACTACTCAAAGTGAGGTCATAGATTTGGTATCAGATGATGTTGAAATGTCAGAGGTCATACAGGGGTCAGAGGTTAGGAGAGGAGCAAATCCAAATCGAAGACGGACTTTGGAGTTGGATGATCAAGCAGCGTCTGCCCGTGGTTTTAAGCGACAAGCTTCAGAGATGGATCCAGCAAGACCTGGAATTAGAGGAGGACCTGTAGGAGCCAGAAAGACTCTCAGCGATCGTCTGTTTGGTATCGGTAAAAACTCAGAGTATAGAGAGGGAACAGAGGGAAGGTTTAGCAACAGACTGGAAGATAAGGAGACTACTGGATCTTTCACAAAg ATGCGAATTATGGCATTGAATGAAAGCAGTAGTGATGAGAGTGACTTGGAACTTGAGATGGAGAGCAGTAAGGAAGCTCAG GAAGCTGAGGCTTATACGTTGTACAATAAAGCATTGGATTTACAACGAGCTGGAAACAAGAAAGAAGCGGAATCTATGTACCAAGAATTACTCAGTATCCCATTACTAGCCGAG attGAGCCACCCGATGAAATACCTGAGTTGATGTATCCAGGATTAATGTTGAAATATTCATCGTATAAAAACCTGGCGAGTATGTCTTATGAAAAGAAGGATCTAGACACTGCTATCAAATACTATGTAGAG gctGTAAAGTTTGATGAGAGTGACGTAACAGTATGGTATAGAATGGGAACCATTGCAGTTACATTGTACCAGCTACCTCTAGCTAAACTAAGCTTCATCCAAGCCTTAAAGTGTAGCTCTAAACATTGGCCCAGTCTGGATAGATTGTGTACTGTACTCTATGCAATCAATGACTATGCGA gTTGTCTCTTTTATATCTGCAAAGCTTTAGAGAAGGATCCTAACTATGTAAAAG GTGTTGTCTTAAGAGAGAAGATGTATCAGGAGCAGCCATCTTTAAGGAGAGACAGCTATGAATTATTCAGAAATTG CCACAACACTCTTCATTTTTCTCAAGTCAAACAAGTAGAAGCAGACCGG ATCATCAAGGAAGCTCTATCTATAAGAGAAAAGAGACGTTCTCTGGCAAAGAGACCCCCTATGCCTCTGGTCAAGCTACTGACTCCATTTCCTTCATTGTCTTCATTCAC CTGGAAGGGGCTTGGGGAGAGACTAGTTGCTCTCTATGATCACCTGCAACACAGCTCTCCTCCATTA agtGTCTGCTGTAAGATTGATCTGAGTGAATTCATCCAACAtccagaagaaaaagaaaatgaagcAGAAAAAGACTCTATAGATGATGCTCCAATGGACATAACTCAGGATACAGCATCTCCTACTGAATCCAAGACTACACCCAGTGAAGATACACCCCTAGCCCAGGAAACACCTGCCAAATCTCAGGACACACCCCTTTTAGAATCTTGGACCACGCCCTTCATTGCACCCAATCAACTGCCGTCACAGAGGAAGGAGTTGATTACAATTCCTGAGGACCCATCTGAGGGAAGATCACCTCAGAATCAAGAAGAGAAAGAAATAGATTCCCCTGAGCTCATtccaatggacacttcacaaccagtTCCAGTTGGTAACACACTGCAGGCCCCAGTACAAACAGAACTACAGATCCCAGTTCAAACAGATCGACAGTCCCCAATACCAATCGAGCGACAGTCCCCAATACAAATAGAGCGACAGTCCCCAATACAAATAGAGCGACAATCCCCAATACAAACAGAGCTACAGACCACAGAACAAGCGGAGCGACAAACCCCAGTACAAATGGAGCAACAGACTCCACTACAAGAAGAGCAACAGACCCCAGTACAAACGGAGCGACAGATCCTGCAACATATATCCCCACAGACAGAGCAAACCTCACTACAAGTGCAAGTGGTAACTCCTCTTCCCACCCCACAACAAACCTCAGAGCAAACCCAAGAACAGACCACACAGCAAACTCCTAAGGAGACTTTGCAGCGAACACCTCAGCAAATCCCAGAACAGACTTCAGAGGAAATCCCTCTGCAAAGATTAGAGCAAACACCTCAACCGAACTCGCAGCAAACACTTCAGCAAACCCCACAGCATACACCAGAACAAACGCCAAAAACTCCACAACAGACTTCAGAGCAAATGTCTCAGGAGATCTCTCAACAAACCCCACAACAGACCTCACAGCAGAGCCCTCGTGAGACCTTGCAGCAAGCACCAGAGCAAACACCAGAGCAAACACCACTACAGACCCCACAACAAACCCCACAACAGACCCCACAACAGACCCAAGGGAGCAGTGACATTGAAG AGCCTGTTGCCATGGAAACTGAACCAATTCCTGTTAAAGAGAAAAAGCGTAGAGGACCTAAGAGGAAACGGGATAAGGGTAACAACCCATTGCTTGGAAATAGGCGATCCACCCGG GTTCGCAACACAGCTGTGAAGAAGAAAGAAGATTTAGTGAATTATCAAGAGTTGCTTCGACAGTTTCTTCCATCAAGTCTTCAAGACAG CGATGATTGTGAAGATATTGAAAACTCTCATAGTTCCTctgagaggtcaaaggtcatcaaGAAGCAAGATTCAAGAAGCAATAATATCTCAG ACGAACCCAAACCACAAGCATCCCCAGTTTCTGATCCTCAGGAATGGGAAAACGTCTGGCAGTTCTTAGCAAAGAGACAAAGGAATAGTGGAATTCTGCAACTGCTTCGTGGTTATCTGATAGAGGTCGCTCAACTGGGTGGCAAATG GCCATCTGGATTATCAAGTGTCTTTGTTGATGGGTTTATCCGATCTCGTCCTCACACTATCCTGCCAAGTATCTTCAG TTCTGAGTACACCAGTGATTTCAAAGTTTCTTATGGATTAATGTTGCTGTCATTTGCTGAGCTGAAGGTAGATCAGTTAGTTCTGACCAGGAATAAAACACCAACTAGCTCCTCCAAAAA AGCTGATAGAGAGTCAATGGGGCAACATTTTGAGTCAGATCTCTTCTATGTCCAATGGTTGACAACATCAGGAGTAATACCAGCAGATCAATGGCAAGACTTCACTGCTAGAT TTTATTGGATGAAGGCCAGGTATATGATGCTGGTTGGCAAATCAGATCTAGCCATTCAGTCCTTTTCTCTG TGTACTGATATTCTAAGTGAGAAACAAGACCCTTCGCAACCCGATCATGAAGTCTTCTTAGCAAACTGCATCATGGAGAGTAATAAAATAACTATCG ATCTGGTGAAGGAGCAATTGAAATCCACCCAGCACTGCCAATCCTTGGAAGAAATCCAACGTCTCTACGAAGCTGAACAGTTTGACAAAGTGACTGAACTACTCCTCCCAACACTCCAAGATACATCATCAAGAAGGAAGATGCTGAAAGAAGGAGCCACTCCTCAGCGAACATCTCAGCTATTATTGTTACATCAGTCTCTACTCAAGGTTCATGATTATAAG CAATGTGTAATGTGTGGTGCAGAAAGTATCTCCGAAGCATTACAAGAAATCACTGTTTCTAAGACTCCACCAATCAGAGAAGAGTGGGTTACTCTAGCCATGCAGCTATTTGCTGTCATCAACAA AGCTCTAACTGAAGACATTGATTGCCTAAAGCTTTTGGTTCGCCCACAACGCGTAAGATTTACCAACGCTATCATTGGTATCATTGAACTATGTATGGATAGTGATTGGAGTATGCAGAGTACCAGTGTCTTACCGTGGGTCGTCTTATACAAAGTTATTAAACA TGAAGAGGACCAGATTGCATCCAAGGATATAAGTGTTACCATGGAAACACAAGCTACACCTATGATGCCATCTTCATTGATGTTGCTGGAAACTGCTCACGAGTATCTTGGCAG GCGTTCGCTCTGCTGCAACTCAGAGGGAGCTTTCCTTCGTCTCTACATATCTGTCTTAAGTAAAGAGATCTCCATGGGAACTGAGGATGAGCCGCACCCATTTCTGAGTGATTTAAAATACTACATAGAGCAATGTTTCTTCTGTCTCCATGGACACCCAAGTAAGAAAACCAAAGCAAGACATCTACAAGATCATGGAGTAGAAGAG TTACCGATGGATCTAGAAGATGCGCGCATCATCTTTAACTACTTCAAGCCAAGTGTCTTACCAGAGTTTGATTCTTATAAGACATCATCAATGTCAGCTGATTTAGAGAGCCTCCTCTTGAAGATTGTACGGATTATTCCTGTATTGGATAAACCTGCTATTACCATGGAAACGCTCCAGTCTTATATGGAAGAGAAGACCGAGGAAGCTCCATCCATCCCGAAGGATCGGGTGATAACCAG ACCTGTTGTCAAGGAGATATATTATTTGTTGGCTGATTTCTACTTCAAAAACAAAGAGTTCTT tAAAGCTATCAAGTTGTACATGCAGGACCTTTGTGTCTGTCCAGATAGACTAGATAGTTGGGCCGGGATGGCCTTAGCAAGGAGTGGACGCTTAGAATCTAAACTG TGTGATGCTAAGACAGAAGGCACTATATACAAACAATCTGTAGCCGCTCTACGTTGCTTCCATCGAGCCCTAGAGATCGACCAAACGAATCGTTCCTTGTGGATTGAGTATGGCTCTATGTCATATATGCTTCACTCACACGCATCTCGACAACTCAAACAA AAGGAGCAATTCTCACTGACAGATGACATCATTAAGTTCCTTCAAGAGAAACGTAATGATTGTTTATCTCTCGCTGAGAGTTGTTTCCAAGAAGCGATTCAATGTGAGGTAGATGGTGAAGAAGAGGAATGGTTGGTTCATTACATGCTTGGGAAGATTGCAGAGAAACGACAGAAAGATCCTCAGGAGTTCCTGGAACATTATAAGAAAGCTGCTTATTATCTTCATGAAGATGAGGCTAAATATCCCAAGAAGATTGCGTATCACAATCCTCCTGATCTATCACTAGAAGCTCTAGAG ATGTTCTTCAGACTTCATGCCTCCATCTTGAAGCTCCTTGAGAAACCAGAGTCAGAAAGCTGTGAAGATAACTTTGCAATGTTTCGTCGCTACATCATAGACGCTGCCGATGAGCCGTTTGTCATTGCACAAGAAAACACGGATACCAGTGAGCC ACAATCATCAGCAGAGACTGATCCGgattctaaatcagaggtcaaaggtcaagaggTTAAGCTTTACAAGCAGCGAGTGCCAGGAAGTCCGCTCTTCATCGCCACGCCAACGGATCATGATTATTTGAAATCAAGAAACAAAAAGAGACAATCAACAG ACTCTCAGGAACAGAACGCTTTAAATCAATCCACGCCAGAGAAAATTAAAGATGCACAAAGTGAAGATGACTTAAAGACTGAGGCAGGTCAACAAAGTACTCCCGAGAAACAAGAAAGTACTCTGACAGAAACGAAAGATGAGGATGGTTTGAACAAAGAGATAGAGACTATAGATCTTATCACTTCATCTGAAGGAGAAACAGTTGAAGCTCAAGAAGGTTCTAAGGAGGATGGAACAAGACTTAGTTCTCAAGATAAACCTGAAGGATTACTTAATAAGATGGAACTTGATGAAGATGCAAAGAATCCAAGACAAGGGAAAGATGAAGGAGTCGGGAAAGGAAGTCTGGAGGAGCAGAAAATCTGGCTGATTGAGAGATGTCTTGAAGCTATGAAGCTTTGTCTTACTCGATTCCCACAGCATTATAAATCACTCTATAGGATGTCTAATGCTTACTGTACTGCACCAACACACAAG AATTTGCAGTGGAGTCGAGACTTGTTACTAGGCAGTGTGCAACCATGGCAACAGACAACACATATGCCATCTCCAGCTCTATTTGCTGAACATTGGAAAACCAAGAATCTATTCCATGGGATCTGGAGGATTCCTATAAGTGAGATTGACAG ATCTGGTAGTTTTTCATGGCATATGTATCGCTCTGTGAATCTACTTATTGATATTCTGAAGAAGATGAAGGATCACGCTATGCTGTTACAGATCTCTGTCAAACTAAACAGGACTCCGGAATTGGGCAA ACAATTCTTAAGAGATGGTGATCGTCAATATTTGGCTAAGTATTGCTACAAGACGTGTCTGACCGTCCTACAGGAATACGTCACTTTGGCCAAGACTGGCACAGAAGAGCTAAAACTGCAG GCTGTTCTGTCGACCTATCAGTTAGTCCAAACAGTACAGAATAAGCTACAGACCGATCTACGTATCCCAACTCAACTTCTTAAAGAAGCCTACAGAACATACAAAGATTTGAAG GATGACTCTGATATTGCAGTTCTTGAGCAGGCAACTCGGTTTTGTTTCCAACGTTTGTATACCAACAAAGCACCACAG ACACCAACTTCACAGCCAGAGTCTATATTTTCATCGTGA